Proteins encoded in a region of the Photobacterium profundum SS9 genome:
- a CDS encoding restriction endonuclease, with translation MSRALPIEKNLIISVPDSYTNTQKGSFFEQLCADILRRQSYSITGIEVRKTGMEVDIQAIHNPSKKNIYVECKFYNDRKTIDTGIVDLCFAQSVRGGYKSIALFSTVKLGKDAQGAYENYLSMGLDYSFYGSDEILKALEACGKVRGFGDLELSSRVTAASLLIHPEFPICWLFQEVEDGTPSSLIAYSLGEEIDVQKLKSILKSVGKFEGLDISLYKKNDIKPLPNVRHAREVVSNIVVADDIMDYKPCRPEDFVGRASIQKEIWDFLEAVRTEKSDCRLMSLTGSSGNGKSSLVAYLANRFKNVKWKNKLFLYPVDVRSARGAKFVSEAITKAFNAAIQSNFIELNTSFQIEDIDDITGAKAFVECDHYLKETEKVVVVFFDQFEEVFMKEELFALFRAFKRFGLDVSSEKCNLVVGFSWRNGIFLGDDNPAYGLWNDLRDHRIEKKLTLFDEGDASKMIQTFEKSLEITLNKALKGRLIQQAQGFPWLLKKLCIHLFKKIKDGVSQEELLITQMQIKTLFDEDLERPDKENECLRFVAHNSPVDRYEVAREFGEPTVSRLISDRLLVRTGEKVSVYWDVFRDYLTSNETPVISWNYMPASMIGMATKTLSYIPEDAAISFNELLSATKYKKGTLTNVLMDLQSFSLITKTNGNNIKALQSLNEVPDKIRSHMLGHVMYTSSKELQREKGKELITDLDFQKELDLVYSNKQECAPRVYLTRISAWLRYAGLLSKIGNKIRVYKDDDYSPDFGVVVSRAAKGGLFLGASTCDNVIDVINKVKVADKIDLDSKGMRNSITDLVNLGICFKDSDGNLQFTKEEDMNNSADNILSNHVRKASSIVLLNELVDECGEDLDALSKRLAAEFEKTWKEGSRIRYIRSLMKYRAFSLV, from the coding sequence GTGTCCCGAGCATTACCAATCGAAAAGAACTTGATAATTAGCGTCCCTGATAGTTATACCAACACACAAAAAGGGAGCTTTTTTGAACAACTGTGCGCAGATATTCTTCGTCGGCAGTCGTACTCTATTACAGGAATAGAAGTCAGAAAAACGGGGATGGAAGTAGACATTCAAGCTATCCACAATCCTTCGAAGAAAAATATTTATGTCGAGTGTAAGTTTTACAATGACAGAAAGACTATCGATACAGGTATTGTTGATTTGTGTTTTGCTCAATCTGTTCGAGGAGGGTATAAATCAATCGCATTATTTTCAACGGTAAAGTTAGGGAAAGATGCTCAAGGTGCCTACGAAAATTACTTGAGTATGGGTCTCGACTACTCGTTTTACGGGAGTGATGAGATCCTGAAAGCGCTTGAAGCCTGCGGTAAGGTTCGTGGCTTTGGTGATTTAGAATTATCATCTAGGGTAACAGCAGCTTCTCTTTTGATACACCCAGAGTTTCCGATTTGCTGGTTATTTCAAGAAGTTGAGGACGGTACGCCTTCTAGCTTGATTGCTTACTCATTGGGTGAAGAGATTGATGTTCAAAAATTAAAGAGCATCTTGAAGTCGGTAGGTAAGTTCGAAGGGCTAGACATCTCTCTTTATAAGAAAAATGATATAAAACCATTGCCTAATGTTCGTCATGCTAGGGAGGTTGTTAGTAATATTGTAGTAGCAGACGACATTATGGACTACAAGCCCTGTCGACCAGAGGACTTTGTTGGTCGGGCTTCAATACAAAAAGAAATTTGGGACTTTCTTGAGGCTGTACGAACTGAGAAAAGTGATTGTAGATTAATGTCATTAACAGGTTCATCAGGAAATGGTAAGTCTTCTCTTGTTGCGTACCTAGCTAACCGCTTTAAAAATGTGAAGTGGAAAAATAAGCTCTTTCTATATCCTGTTGATGTACGCTCAGCCCGAGGTGCTAAGTTTGTCTCTGAAGCTATAACCAAAGCGTTTAATGCTGCAATTCAGTCCAACTTTATCGAACTTAATACCTCTTTTCAGATTGAGGATATTGATGATATTACGGGGGCAAAAGCTTTCGTTGAATGTGACCATTACTTAAAAGAAACAGAGAAAGTGGTCGTTGTCTTCTTTGATCAGTTTGAAGAAGTGTTCATGAAAGAAGAGTTGTTTGCGCTTTTCAGGGCGTTTAAACGATTTGGTTTAGATGTATCTTCCGAAAAATGTAACCTAGTAGTGGGCTTCTCTTGGAGAAACGGTATTTTTCTTGGTGATGACAACCCTGCTTATGGGTTATGGAATGACCTTCGTGATCATAGGATTGAGAAGAAACTAACTCTCTTTGATGAAGGAGATGCTTCTAAAATGATTCAAACTTTTGAGAAAAGTTTGGAAATAACTTTAAACAAAGCACTAAAAGGCCGATTGATTCAACAGGCGCAAGGCTTCCCTTGGCTGCTGAAAAAGCTATGTATACACCTCTTCAAAAAAATCAAAGACGGTGTTTCTCAGGAAGAGTTGTTAATCACGCAAATGCAAATCAAGACACTATTTGATGAGGATCTTGAGCGCCCAGATAAAGAAAATGAGTGCTTACGCTTCGTTGCTCACAACTCACCAGTTGATAGATATGAAGTAGCTAGAGAGTTTGGTGAGCCCACAGTATCAAGATTAATATCAGACAGACTGTTAGTGAGAACTGGCGAGAAAGTATCTGTTTATTGGGATGTTTTTAGGGACTACTTAACATCAAATGAAACTCCGGTCATTTCTTGGAACTATATGCCTGCGTCGATGATCGGTATGGCAACAAAAACCTTAAGCTATATACCAGAAGATGCCGCAATCTCTTTCAATGAACTTCTTTCTGCAACAAAGTATAAGAAGGGAACGTTGACCAACGTGCTAATGGATCTTCAATCGTTCTCTTTAATTACAAAGACTAATGGTAACAACATCAAGGCACTACAAAGCCTGAATGAAGTTCCTGACAAAATTCGCAGTCATATGCTCGGGCATGTTATGTACACAAGTAGCAAAGAGCTACAGAGAGAAAAAGGGAAGGAGCTTATTACTGATTTGGATTTCCAAAAGGAGCTAGATCTGGTTTACTCTAACAAACAAGAGTGTGCCCCAAGAGTCTACTTAACTCGTATTTCAGCGTGGTTAAGATACGCTGGTTTGTTGAGTAAAATAGGTAATAAAATCAGAGTTTATAAGGATGACGATTACTCCCCAGATTTTGGCGTTGTGGTCTCTCGTGCTGCCAAGGGCGGTTTGTTCTTAGGGGCAAGTACATGTGATAATGTAATCGACGTTATAAACAAAGTTAAGGTAGCTGATAAAATTGATTTAGACTCCAAGGGGATGAGGAATTCGATAACAGACCTCGTGAATCTAGGTATTTGCTTTAAAGACAGCGATGGTAATTTGCAGTTCACCAAAGAAGAGGATATGAATAATTCGGCAGACAATATTCTTTCTAATCACGTTCGAAAAGCTAGCTCTATAGTTCTACTTAACGAACTTGTAGACGAGTGTGGCGAAGATTTAGATGCGCTATCAAAAAGGTTGGCCGCAGAGTTTGAAAAAACGTGGAAAGAAGGATCAAGAATTAGATATATACGATCTTTGATGAAATATAGGGCATTCTCGTTAGTATGA
- a CDS encoding PAS domain-containing hybrid sensor histidine kinase/response regulator: MLNSESEKLQETLLDLLRSQERECQLREENSAILAGISAMAGANNKRQVFNSLLSVLRKYIGFEHALALTRDDETGPLRELVTTCDVFESSSWAIDRTFVRCINGESIALFSPKDVTEFKELSPQILEYCNSALMTGVKVSSGDAVLLFVHSKKGQFTPQCRRVLDRFRPLLERAIIDIDYRERLQSLVTARTQELTHSQQRFKDFAKTVGDWFWEVDTDYQFTYISSPHLANHVIDNANILDIFGEQSELRVKLLEQLKSKKTFEDIEWKLPEDEGGLWITLSGTPYFNKQGKLLGYRGTAKDITNRKQRLVELQLARKQAETANNAKSEFLAMMSHEIRTPLNAVLGLMDTLVDSGLDKKQMEWVSQMEQSAQLLLTIINDILDLSRIESGKFELFNTDICIADSVSLVVNQLNEQAKRKNITLTTQIDESVPGSMLGDKNRITQVMFNLIGNAIKFTNVGSVRVSVKAVNNHIEIAVTDTGIGIAPYAQNTLFNPFIQADGSITRRYGGTGLGLAISMHLIKKMDGNISLDSMLNVGSCFTVSIPITSVIGTTEKELPEQYPRSNRSLNILLAEDSNTNQLVAKLMLEKRGHRVQIANNGEEAIKALENNTHYFDIVLMDISMPVLDGIQATKRLREEEITIPIIALTANAMQCDQVEYKKAGMNDFLAKPIRAIELNQILSKYQHIA; this comes from the coding sequence ATGCTAAATTCTGAGTCTGAAAAATTACAAGAGACATTACTTGACTTGCTACGAAGCCAAGAAAGAGAATGTCAATTACGTGAAGAAAATTCGGCTATTCTCGCGGGTATTTCCGCAATGGCGGGTGCAAACAATAAACGTCAAGTATTCAACAGCTTATTATCTGTATTACGAAAATACATAGGCTTCGAGCACGCACTTGCCCTTACTCGCGACGACGAAACCGGCCCGCTAAGAGAGCTAGTTACAACATGTGATGTATTTGAATCAAGTTCATGGGCCATTGATAGAACATTTGTACGTTGTATTAACGGTGAAAGTATCGCTTTATTTTCCCCAAAAGATGTTACAGAGTTTAAAGAGCTCTCTCCTCAAATACTCGAATACTGTAATTCAGCGTTAATGACGGGAGTGAAAGTTAGCTCTGGCGATGCTGTACTATTATTTGTGCATTCTAAAAAAGGGCAGTTTACACCTCAGTGCCGAAGAGTGCTCGACAGATTTAGACCGTTATTAGAACGAGCAATCATCGATATTGATTACCGCGAACGTTTACAATCTTTAGTAACAGCAAGAACACAAGAGCTCACACACAGCCAGCAACGATTTAAAGATTTTGCCAAAACAGTCGGGGATTGGTTTTGGGAAGTCGATACCGATTATCAATTTACCTATATTTCGTCCCCGCATCTTGCTAACCATGTTATTGATAATGCCAACATATTAGATATCTTTGGTGAACAGTCTGAATTACGCGTAAAGTTATTAGAACAACTAAAAAGCAAAAAGACATTCGAAGATATTGAATGGAAATTACCTGAAGATGAAGGCGGTTTATGGATCACGCTAAGTGGGACACCTTACTTCAATAAACAAGGTAAATTACTGGGTTATCGCGGTACTGCAAAAGATATTACAAACAGAAAACAGCGTTTAGTTGAATTACAACTCGCCAGAAAGCAGGCAGAAACAGCGAATAACGCAAAATCTGAATTTCTAGCAATGATGAGCCATGAAATACGTACGCCATTAAATGCTGTGCTGGGTTTAATGGATACATTGGTTGATTCAGGGCTTGATAAAAAACAAATGGAGTGGGTGAGTCAGATGGAACAATCTGCTCAATTACTACTCACAATTATCAATGATATTCTCGATTTATCACGGATTGAGTCAGGTAAATTTGAGCTATTCAATACAGATATATGTATTGCAGATAGTGTTAGTCTCGTCGTTAACCAACTAAACGAACAAGCAAAAAGAAAAAACATTACCTTAACGACTCAAATTGATGAATCAGTGCCAGGCAGCATGTTAGGCGATAAAAATCGAATAACTCAAGTCATGTTCAATCTTATTGGGAACGCCATAAAATTCACCAATGTTGGTTCTGTTAGAGTCTCTGTAAAAGCAGTTAACAATCATATTGAGATTGCAGTTACCGATACAGGAATAGGCATAGCACCGTATGCACAAAATACATTGTTTAATCCATTTATCCAAGCAGATGGAAGTATTACTCGGCGCTATGGTGGTACGGGTTTAGGTCTCGCAATTAGCATGCATCTTATCAAAAAAATGGATGGTAATATTTCATTAGATAGCATGCTAAATGTAGGCAGCTGTTTTACCGTCTCGATACCAATAACATCAGTAATTGGTACAACAGAAAAAGAGCTTCCAGAGCAATACCCAAGATCAAACCGATCATTAAACATCTTGCTTGCGGAAGATAGCAACACGAATCAACTGGTTGCTAAATTAATGCTTGAAAAGCGTGGCCACCGAGTACAAATTGCAAATAATGGTGAGGAAGCTATAAAAGCCTTAGAAAATAATACACATTATTTCGATATTGTTTTGATGGATATTTCAATGCCAGTACTTGATGGGATCCAAGCTACCAAGCGATTACGAGAAGAAGAGATCACCATACCAATCATTGCACTAACAGCAAATGCAATGCAGTGCGATCAAGTTGAATACAAAAAAGCTGGGATGAATGATTTCTTAGCTAAACCAATAAGAGCAATAGAGCTTAATCAAATACTGAGTAAATACCAGCACATTGCCTAA
- a CDS encoding FIST signal transduction protein, with the protein MTERRIMDIATSISAINSSENAILDAICKLQQKITNPKLVLAYFSEHHDETLIKNILHEQYPDAQVLGCSSCRGVMTDEGYNYGDSIALWAMCDYNGAFGTALVSTNQSPFEMAQQAVLRAIENSGRPGELPALILLHATPGNEEDVIKGIEHELGASIPIIGGSAADDFVSGNWKLFTHEHTSQHGVGVCVFYPSCQVSYSFHSGYANTNQSAVVTKVEGREIVELDNEPAINIYEKWLDKSLSQASNIINESSLNPLGRVVGKVHELEYYKLAHPLKVTERGGIELFATVEESETVFCMMGTDERLITRAGRVIDSANDVGRKGELDPIGGITIYCAGCMLKVQDRMHEVASYVNHAMHQAPFVSPFTFGEQGQFIGGENAHGNLMISAVLFHRDEYAKF; encoded by the coding sequence ATGACAGAAAGAAGAATAATGGATATCGCAACCAGCATCTCTGCTATTAATTCATCTGAAAACGCTATTTTAGATGCAATTTGCAAATTACAGCAAAAAATCACGAACCCTAAGTTAGTCTTGGCGTATTTTTCAGAGCACCATGATGAAACTCTGATTAAAAACATATTGCATGAACAATACCCTGACGCCCAAGTTTTGGGGTGTTCATCTTGCCGAGGTGTCATGACTGATGAGGGTTATAACTATGGCGATAGCATTGCTTTATGGGCTATGTGTGATTACAACGGTGCATTTGGAACTGCGTTAGTTTCTACTAATCAATCCCCATTCGAAATGGCTCAACAAGCGGTATTAAGAGCAATAGAGAATAGTGGACGCCCTGGCGAACTTCCGGCATTGATTTTGCTTCATGCCACTCCAGGGAATGAAGAAGATGTTATTAAAGGTATAGAGCATGAGTTAGGCGCGTCAATACCGATTATTGGTGGTAGTGCGGCGGATGATTTTGTTAGCGGAAATTGGAAGCTATTTACTCATGAACATACCAGTCAGCATGGGGTAGGTGTTTGCGTTTTTTACCCATCTTGCCAAGTAAGTTATTCGTTTCATTCGGGCTATGCCAATACCAATCAATCAGCGGTTGTGACAAAAGTTGAAGGCCGAGAGATTGTTGAATTAGATAACGAACCCGCTATAAATATTTATGAAAAATGGTTAGACAAAAGTTTAAGTCAAGCAAGTAATATCATTAACGAGAGTAGCCTTAACCCCTTAGGACGCGTGGTGGGGAAAGTGCATGAGCTTGAATATTACAAACTTGCACATCCACTAAAAGTAACAGAACGCGGTGGAATAGAGCTTTTCGCAACGGTAGAAGAATCTGAAACCGTTTTTTGTATGATGGGAACCGATGAGCGTCTAATTACCAGAGCGGGTAGAGTGATTGACTCAGCCAATGATGTTGGCAGGAAAGGCGAATTAGACCCTATTGGTGGCATTACCATTTACTGCGCTGGCTGCATGTTAAAAGTACAAGACAGAATGCATGAAGTCGCCAGTTATGTGAATCACGCCATGCATCAAGCTCCATTTGTTAGTCCTTTTACTTTTGGAGAGCAAGGGCAGTTTATTGGTGGTGAAAACGCTCATGGAAACTTAATGATTTCCGCCGTTCTTTTTCATAGGGATGAGTATGCTAAATTCTGA
- a CDS encoding SDR family oxidoreductase, whose protein sequence is MANQVILVTGGANGIGKGICEYLVENSPTTNGTSGNETIVIAVDIDENAGFKLVSEEPRIRFRCADVSNEVEMSLIIKEITTQYGHLNGLINNAAVSTPYNSPLEELELTEWHRVLNINLTAPLLMSKLCLPLLKKAKGSIVNISSTRAQQSEPNTELYSASKGGLVALTHALANSLGPDIRVNCVSPGWINTTNEPLRGVDSNQHPVGRVGDITDTAAIVSFLLSEQSGFITGQNFTVDGGMTKKMIYAE, encoded by the coding sequence ATGGCTAATCAAGTAATTTTGGTAACAGGCGGCGCGAATGGCATTGGTAAAGGAATTTGTGAATACTTAGTTGAGAACAGCCCTACGACAAATGGCACCAGTGGAAATGAGACAATTGTTATCGCGGTTGATATTGATGAAAATGCGGGGTTTAAATTAGTTTCTGAGGAGCCTCGTATTCGTTTTCGATGTGCTGATGTTTCTAATGAAGTTGAAATGTCGTTGATCATTAAAGAGATCACGACACAGTATGGTCATCTAAATGGCTTAATCAATAATGCTGCTGTCTCCACCCCTTATAACTCACCACTCGAAGAATTAGAGTTAACAGAGTGGCATCGAGTTCTGAATATTAACCTTACTGCGCCATTATTGATGAGTAAACTATGTTTACCATTATTAAAAAAAGCGAAAGGTTCCATCGTCAATATTAGCTCTACTCGCGCGCAACAATCTGAACCTAATACGGAATTATACAGTGCTTCTAAAGGAGGCTTAGTGGCTTTAACGCACGCTTTGGCAAACAGTTTAGGGCCCGATATTAGAGTTAATTGTGTTTCTCCCGGTTGGATTAACACAACCAATGAACCACTAAGGGGTGTAGATTCTAACCAACATCCTGTTGGTCGAGTTGGCGATATAACAGATACAGCAGCAATAGTCAGTTTTCTTCTTAGTGAGCAGTCCGGGTTTATTACAGGACAAAACTTCACCGTTGATGGCGGAATGACGAAAAAAATGATTTATGCCGAATAA
- the ccoN gene encoding cytochrome-c oxidase, cbb3-type subunit I produces the protein MSQVKQLEQNYNYTVVRQFTLATILWGIVGMSVGVLIAAQLVWPALNFDTPWLTYSRLRPLHTNAVIFAFGTSALFATSYYVVQRTCQTRLFGGKLAAFTFWGWQAIIISAAITLPMGWTTGKEYAELEWPIGIAIAVVWVAYAIVFFGTMIKRNTSHIYVANWFFGAFILTVAVLHIVNNLAIPVSISKSYSIYSGAVDAMIQWWYGHNAVGFLLTAGFLGMMYYFVPKQAGRPVYSYRLSIVHFWALISLYIWAGPHHLHYTALPDWTQSLGMVMSLVLFAPSWGGMINGIMTLSGAWHKLRYDPILRFLVVSLSFYGMSTFEGPMMAIKTVNALSHYTDWTIGHVHSGALGWVAMVSIGSVYHLIPKLFGQERMYSIKLINVHFWLATIGTVLYIVAMWISGVMQGLMWRAVNTDGTLTYSFVESLQASYPFYFVRFVGGLIFLSGMFLLAYNAYKTISAPKESLKAIEQPA, from the coding sequence ATGAGCCAAGTAAAGCAGCTTGAACAAAACTATAACTATACGGTCGTTCGTCAATTTACCTTAGCTACCATACTATGGGGAATTGTCGGTATGAGCGTTGGTGTATTAATTGCGGCTCAGCTGGTATGGCCGGCGCTAAACTTCGATACTCCTTGGTTGACATACAGCCGTTTGCGTCCACTGCATACTAATGCAGTAATTTTCGCATTTGGTACTAGTGCGTTATTTGCTACGTCTTATTACGTAGTACAACGTACATGTCAAACAAGATTATTCGGTGGGAAGTTAGCCGCGTTTACCTTTTGGGGTTGGCAAGCAATAATCATTTCAGCGGCAATTACATTGCCAATGGGATGGACCACAGGTAAAGAATACGCAGAACTGGAATGGCCGATTGGTATCGCTATTGCAGTTGTATGGGTAGCCTATGCCATTGTCTTTTTCGGTACAATGATTAAAAGAAACACGTCGCACATTTATGTTGCGAACTGGTTCTTCGGTGCCTTCATTCTAACGGTAGCGGTACTTCACATTGTGAACAACCTTGCTATTCCAGTTTCAATAAGTAAGTCGTATTCGATTTACTCTGGCGCTGTGGATGCAATGATTCAGTGGTGGTACGGTCATAACGCTGTAGGCTTCCTGCTTACTGCGGGCTTCTTGGGTATGATGTATTACTTTGTACCAAAGCAAGCGGGTCGTCCTGTTTACTCGTATCGTTTATCTATCGTACACTTCTGGGCATTAATTTCTCTGTACATCTGGGCTGGTCCTCACCACCTTCATTACACAGCACTACCTGACTGGACTCAGTCGTTAGGTATGGTGATGTCGCTTGTTTTATTCGCACCTTCTTGGGGCGGGATGATAAACGGTATCATGACCTTATCTGGTGCGTGGCATAAACTTCGTTACGATCCGATTTTGCGTTTCCTTGTTGTTTCGTTGTCTTTCTACGGTATGTCTACCTTCGAAGGCCCAATGATGGCAATTAAAACAGTAAACGCCCTATCTCACTACACGGACTGGACCATTGGTCACGTTCACTCTGGTGCTTTAGGTTGGGTTGCGATGGTTTCTATCGGTTCTGTGTATCACCTAATCCCTAAACTGTTCGGCCAAGAGCGTATGTATTCGATCAAACTGATCAACGTTCACTTCTGGTTAGCAACAATTGGTACGGTACTATATATCGTAGCAATGTGGATTTCTGGTGTGATGCAAGGCCTGATGTGGCGTGCAGTAAATACCGACGGTACATTGACTTACAGCTTCGTTGAATCGCTGCAGGCCTCTTATCCGTTCTACTTTGTTCGCTTTGTTGGCGGGTTAATCTTCTTGTCTGGCATGTTCTTGCTTGCGTATAACGCATACAAAACAATTTCAGCACCGAAAGAAAGCCTAAAAGCAATTGAACAACCAGCATAA
- the ccoO gene encoding cytochrome-c oxidase, cbb3-type subunit II, translating to MSNRHAIVEKNVGLLAILIIIAISFGALVEITPLIYQEQTTEPVENLRPYTALEMEGRDIYIREGCNVCHSQMIRPFRSETERYGHYSVAGESVWEHPFLWGSKRTGPDLARVGQRYSDDWHRVHLRDPRAVVPESNMPGFPWLEENVLDGKLTSKKLAIFKDHFGVPYTDEQVASAGDDVKGKTEMDAVIAYLQSLGHAMK from the coding sequence ATGAGTAATCGTCACGCAATAGTTGAAAAAAATGTCGGCCTTTTGGCAATCCTTATCATCATCGCTATTAGCTTTGGTGCGCTGGTTGAAATTACGCCGCTGATTTATCAAGAGCAAACGACTGAGCCAGTAGAAAATCTTCGCCCTTATACGGCATTAGAGATGGAAGGTCGTGATATTTACATTCGCGAAGGCTGTAACGTTTGTCACAGCCAAATGATTCGTCCGTTCCGTTCTGAAACAGAACGTTATGGTCACTACTCTGTTGCGGGTGAAAGTGTGTGGGAACACCCATTCTTATGGGGTTCAAAACGTACAGGTCCTGATTTGGCACGTGTTGGTCAGCGTTACTCTGACGATTGGCACCGTGTGCACCTTCGTGATCCTCGCGCTGTTGTTCCTGAATCAAATATGCCTGGTTTCCCATGGCTGGAAGAGAATGTACTTGACGGTAAATTAACTTCTAAGAAACTTGCAATCTTTAAAGATCACTTTGGTGTTCCGTACACTGACGAGCAAGTTGCCAGCGCTGGTGATGACGTTAAAGGCAAGACTGAAATGGATGCAGTTATTGCTTACCTTCAGTCTCTTGGTCATGCGATGAAATAA
- a CDS encoding cbb3-type cytochrome oxidase subunit 3, which yields MDIITVHSVWTVVLFISFIGIILWAYSKRRKSEFSEAANLVFADEEQDLATREKDRS from the coding sequence ATGGATATTATAACTGTTCACAGTGTCTGGACTGTTGTGCTGTTCATTAGCTTTATTGGTATTATCCTTTGGGCTTATAGCAAGCGCCGCAAGTCTGAGTTCAGTGAGGCAGCAAACCTTGTGTTTGCTGACGAAGAACAAGATTTAGCCACGCGTGAGAAAGACAGGAGCTAG
- the ccoP gene encoding cytochrome-c oxidase, cbb3-type subunit III, translating to MSTFWSLWISIITIGTLVIMGCLLFWCSRDKMGVEEGEDMGHEYDGIREINNPLPKWWSYMFWATIAFAVLYLFLYPGLGNYKGFLGWTSSDQTVRSIEESKASLANAQQNKRLDQYARELDAAEAKYGETFKTLAYDASGNTLLPITDIAANSEAIKVGQRLFIQNCSQCHGSDARGQAGYPSLTDNAWLYGGEAETIKTTIMEGRQGVMPAWGDALGEDGVKEVTSYVLGLSGRKVNAKEAAAGKSRFVVCAACHGTDGKGNPAFGAPDLTDNIWLYGGSRRAVEATIMHGRHGVMPAWKDVLGEEKVQLISAYVWNLSEKTDK from the coding sequence ATGAGTACGTTTTGGAGCCTATGGATCTCTATTATCACTATTGGCACTTTAGTCATTATGGGTTGCCTACTTTTTTGGTGCAGCCGCGACAAGATGGGTGTCGAAGAAGGTGAAGATATGGGACACGAATACGATGGTATTCGTGAAATTAACAACCCACTGCCCAAGTGGTGGTCGTACATGTTTTGGGCCACAATTGCCTTTGCTGTACTTTACCTTTTCCTTTATCCAGGGTTAGGTAACTACAAAGGCTTTTTAGGCTGGACAAGTTCTGACCAAACTGTTCGTTCAATTGAGGAGTCAAAGGCATCACTTGCTAATGCTCAGCAGAACAAACGGTTGGATCAGTACGCAAGAGAATTGGATGCAGCCGAGGCTAAATACGGTGAAACATTCAAAACTCTAGCTTACGACGCCTCAGGCAATACCCTACTTCCTATTACTGATATCGCGGCTAATTCAGAAGCGATTAAAGTAGGCCAGCGTCTGTTTATTCAGAACTGTTCACAATGTCATGGCTCAGATGCTCGTGGCCAAGCTGGATACCCTAGCTTGACTGACAATGCATGGTTATATGGTGGCGAAGCAGAAACCATCAAAACAACCATCATGGAAGGTCGTCAAGGTGTCATGCCTGCTTGGGGTGATGCACTCGGTGAAGATGGCGTTAAAGAAGTAACAAGTTATGTTCTTGGTCTATCGGGTCGTAAAGTGAATGCAAAAGAAGCAGCAGCGGGTAAAAGTCGTTTTGTTGTATGTGCTGCATGTCACGGTACGGATGGTAAAGGTAACCCTGCGTTTGGTGCACCTGACTTAACGGATAATATCTGGTTGTACGGTGGTTCTCGTCGTGCAGTTGAAGCTACTATTATGCATGGTCGTCATGGTGTAATGCCAGCATGGAAAGATGTGTTAGGTGAAGAAAAAGTTCAGCTAATTTCTGCCTATGTTTGGAATCTAAGCGAAAAGACTGATAAGTAA
- a CDS encoding FixH family protein, with product MQKKPWYKQFWPWFVIALPASSVVYSLTAVYIFSQNQVDLVAEDYYKKGKAINVDISRLRVADALKLHATVAVEENQIAVKFDKGELRSNPNLRVTFTHRTLANQDFTQMVSADLKGTYHFNSPEPLQGPWFIEVEAFDGDWMLQGRVNLPTSDPIALYGQNKG from the coding sequence ATGCAAAAAAAACCATGGTATAAGCAGTTTTGGCCTTGGTTTGTCATCGCTCTTCCTGCATCTTCTGTTGTTTATAGTTTAACGGCTGTTTATATATTTTCTCAAAACCAAGTCGACCTTGTTGCTGAAGATTATTACAAAAAAGGCAAAGCGATTAATGTCGATATTTCACGCCTTCGCGTAGCCGATGCATTAAAACTTCATGCAACAGTGGCAGTAGAAGAAAATCAAATTGCGGTTAAATTTGATAAAGGAGAACTCAGAAGTAATCCTAATTTACGTGTTACTTTTACTCACCGTACACTTGCTAATCAAGACTTTACTCAAATGGTGAGTGCCGATCTTAAAGGTACCTATCACTTTAACTCGCCAGAGCCACTACAAGGCCCATGGTTTATCGAAGTTGAAGCGTTTGATGGTGACTGGATGTTACAAGGTCGTGTAAACTTACCTACTTCCGATCCGATTGCGTTGTACGGGCAGAATAAGGGATGA